The following proteins are encoded in a genomic region of Gossypium hirsutum isolate 1008001.06 chromosome D05, Gossypium_hirsutum_v2.1, whole genome shotgun sequence:
- the LOC107905005 gene encoding WAT1-related protein At1g21890, producing the protein MAVSLGLNKAKPYLSMISLQFGFAGMYVITMVSLQHGMNHYVLAVYRHLVATIVIAPFALVLERKIRPKLTLPILLRILVLGFLEPVVDQNLYYLGMKYTTATLASATVNVIPAITFVMALIFRLEKVKLKKVHSIAKIIGTVIMVPGAIIMTMYKGPAINFIKLQGGSNDGATNEAEAKHWVAGTLMLLGRCWGWSGFYILQSFTLKMYPAELSLTALICFVGTIGGAAVSFVMERDMHAWKIGCDSSLLAAVYSGVVCSGIAYYAQGVVIREQGPVFVTAFSPLCMIITAALGSFILAEKVHLGSIIGTVIIIFGLYTVLWGKSKDQKNSTATENGKVQELPITDGSKSTKLEDSMELPATILKIPVESQLTRET; encoded by the exons ATGGCAGTGTCATTAGGGCTGAACAAGGCGAAGCCATACTTGTCAATGATATCCCTCCAGTTTGGATTTGCAGGGATGTATGTTATAACCATGGTCTCTTTGCAGCATGGAATGAACCATTACGTTCTTGCTGTTTATCGTCATTTGGTTGCCACCATTGTTATTGCACCCTTCGCTCTTGTGCTTGAAAG GAAAATAAGACCCAAGCTGACTCTCCCCATTCTCCTCAGAATCCTGGTGCTTGGTTTCCTAGA GCCAGTGGTGGACCAAAATCTATACTATCTGGGGATGAAATACACGACAGCAACGCTTGCATCTGCCACTGTCAATGTGATTCCTGCCATTACCTTCGTTATGGCATTGATTTTcag GTTGGAGAAAGTGAAGTTGAAGAAGGTGCACAGCATAGCCAAGATAATAGGAACAGTAATCATGGTCCCTGGAGCAATTATCATGACAATGTACAAAGGTCCAGCAATCAATTTCATAAAGTTGCAAGGGGGAAGCAACGACGGTGCCACCAACGAAGCCGAGGCCAAGCATTGGGTTGCTGGGACACTAATGCTCCTAGGCAGATGCTGGGGCTGGTCAGGATTCTACATTTTGCAG TCATTTACATTGAAGATGTACCCAGCAGAGCTCTCCCTTACAGCTTTGATATGCTTCGTTGGGACCATAGGAGGTGCAGCAGTGTCATTTGTGATGGAAAGAGATATGCATGCCTGGAAAATTGGATGTGATTCAAGCTTGCTAGCTGCTGTATATTCT GGAGTGGTTTGTTCTGGGATCGCATATTATGCGCAAGGAGTTGTGATTAGGGAACAAGGCCCAGTTTTTGTTACTGCCTTTAGTCCCCTTTGCATGATCATCACTGCAGCTCTGGGATCTTTTATATTAGCAGAGAAAGTTCACTTGGGAAG CATAATAGGAACTGTAATCATAATCTTTGGACTCTACACTGTGCTATGGGGCAAAAGTAAAGATCAGAAGAACTCAACAGCAACAGAGAACGGTAAAGTCCAAGAATTGCCAATCACTGACGGTTCTAAATCGACCAAGTTGGAGGATAGCATGGAATTACCGGCTACGATATTGAAGATTCCAGTTGAGAGTCAATTAACTAGAGAAACATGA
- the LOC107905006 gene encoding DNA ligase 1, which produces MAEEAHGNPAAEKEAKGAAAEMDDIESRITTAMRSRVGHFKEQSDSLTFEGVRRLLEKDLGLETFALDVHKRFVKQCLLKWLDDGNDNEGSSGTVEKNVSTTTEGTESPKGRQPKKEIKEPCSEDEKLEESPVLGLLSENKTVKNDNKENKEVSESKIKKAIRNRASYVKANSEKVTMAGLRRLLEEDLKLDKYTLDPYKKFIAEQLDELLKSAEVSAPASEVKKKNLKKNSQSKTSEKVSKKVISASSGSENDEEGDEEEEDDDEGEEEEEEEEVKPKKKITPKGKIKNSEGLKKRKIPKKEAEMPSKKRSKHAERNSDDNSNEEDSGSVSDDGRSQSSSAKAVKRKETSAPVYGKRVEHLKSVIKSCGMSVPPSIYKRVKQVPENKREAQLIKELEEVLSKEGLSAKPSEKEIKDVRKRKERARELEGIDMSNIVSSSRRRSTTSFVPPPKPKIPDMSDDDESEESDEDDGDDDEDNDDEKAGDDGNSQSEESEEEEDGDSD; this is translated from the exons ATGGCAGAGGAGGCGCACGGTAACCCCGCCGCCGAAAAAGAAGCCAAGGGAGCGGCGGCGGAGATGGACGATATCGAGTCACGAATTACCACCGCCATGCGCTCTCGCGTTGGCCACTTCAAGGAACAATCCGA CTCATTGACTTTCGAGGGAGTTCGGAGATTGTTAGAGAAAGACTTGGGGCTAGAAACGTTTGCACTGGATGTTCACAAGAGATTTGTCAAGCAATGCCTGTTAAAG TGGTTAGATGATGGCAATGACAATGAAGGCTCTAGTGGAACGGTGGAGAAAAATGTAAGTACAACCACTGAAGGAACAGAATCTCCCAAAGGACGACAACctaagaaagaaataaaggaacCTTGCTCTGAAGATGAGAAATTGGAAGAATCTCCAGTTTTGGGCCTTCTGTCTGAAAATAAAACTGTGAAAAatgataataaagaaaataaagaagtcTCTGAGAGTAAGATAAAGAAAGCTATCAGAAATAGAGCTTCATATGTGAAAGCTAATTCGGA AAAAGTCACAATGGCTGGACTCCGTCGTCTTTTGGAGGAAGATCTTAAACTTGATAAATATACACTTGATCCATACAAGAAGTTTATCGCTGAACAATTAGACGAG CTATTGAAGTCTGCTGAAGTTTCTGCACCTGCAAGTGAGGTTAAGAAAAAAAACCTCAAGAAAAATTCTCAGAGCAAAACTTCTGAAAAGGTTAGCAAGAAAGTAATTTCTGCTTCATCAGGAAGCGAGAATGATGAAGAGggagatgaagaagaagaagatgatgatgaaggagaagaagaggaagaagaagaagaagtgaaGCCCAAAAAGAAGATCACTCCTAAAGGGAAGATTAAGAACTCTGAAGGGCTTAAAAAACGGAAAATACCTAAGAAGGAGGCAGAGATGCCTAGCAAGAAGAGAAGCAAGCATGCAGAAAGAAATTCAGATGATAATAGCAATGAAGAAGACAGTGGGAGTGTCTCTGATGATGGTCGCTCTCAATCTTCTTCTGCAAAGGCGGTGAAG AGAAAAGAAACTTCTGCTCCAGTGTATGGGAAACGTGTGGAACATCTAAAGTCGGTTATCAAGTCATGTGGGATGAG TGTTCCTCCCTCGATCTACAAGAGGGTCAAACAGGTCCCTGAGAATAAACGTGAAGCCCAATTAATTAAGGAACTAGAGGAGGTTCTTTCCAAAGAAGGATTATCTGCAAAGCCTTCAGAAAAAG AAATCAAGGACGTgaggaagagaaaagaaagagcgaGAGAGTTAGAAGGGATTGACATGAGTAATATTGTGTCAAGTTCACGTAGAAGGTCTACAACCAGTTTTGTTCCTCCACCAAAGCCTAAAATACCAGATATGAGTGATGATGATGAAAGTGAAGAAAGTGATGAGGATGATGGCGATGATGAtgaagataatgatgatgaaaAAGCTGGTGATGATGGCAACAGCCAAAGTGAAGAATCAGAAGAAG AAGAAGATGGTGACAGCGATTGA
- the LOC107905008 gene encoding uncharacterized protein, producing MVGHEAVEVAKTVLEVADVAWTAMECCHHLHHRHNPDDDSPENHDAFKLEKELETLKSENQRLRNLLEQNLKLLNNLSESPAYLKDCPPDLYARLVSTVESKDFLLRLKSLNGSNTKIEFPFKEATGDDKHSAEILINVNQNEPSWWVWVTDEMVPSNVEEWSGIDDENYTVINEEHVVDAVANFMARCILSNPKAQALTPEELQKTLLKSLGGVSKLEKVLGIWHAGKLFYALSTWGLALVGLYRARSVVKVAAMGIHTTSKVVMRAL from the exons ATGGTTGGCCATGAAGCTGTGGAGGTTGCCAAGACGGTTCTCGAAGTCGCCGACGTCGCTTGGACCGCCATGGAATGTTGCCACCACCTCCACCACCGTCACAACCCCGACGATGATTCTCCTGAAAATCATGACGCTTTCAAGCTCGAAAAAGAATTGGAAACCCTAAAATCCGAAAATCAACGTCTCAGGAATCTTCTGGAACAGAACCTCAAACTCCTCAACAATCTCTCTGAATCTCCTGCTTATTTAAAAGATTGTCCTCCTGAC CTCTATGCTCGGTTGGTATCTACCGTGGAATCTAAAGACTTTTTGCTCCGACTCAAATCTCTTAACGGATCCAATACTAAAATCGAGTTTCCATTCAAGGAAGCTACAG gGGATGATAAGCATTCTGCTGAAATTCTGATTAATGTTAACCAAAATGAACCAAGTTGGTGGGTATGGGTAACTGATGAAATGGTTCCGAGCAATGTTGAAGAGTGGAGTGGAATCGATGATGAGAATTATACTGTTATTAATGAGGAGCATGTTGTGGATGCGGTTGCTAACTTTATGGCCAGATGCATTTTGTCCAATCCTAAAGCTCAG GCTTTGACACCAGAAGAACTGCAGAAAA CTCTGCTTAAATCATTGGGAGGCGTCAGCAAATTGGAGAAAGTTTTGGGCATTTGGCATGCTGGAAAGTTGTTCTATGCGTTGTCAACCTGGGGACTTGCACTGGTTGG GTTATATAGAGCCCGTAGTGTGGTAAAAGTTGCTGCAATGGGCATCCACACGACCAGCAAAGTTGTAATGAGGGCTCTATGA
- the LOC107905007 gene encoding general transcription and DNA repair factor IIH subunit TFB4 isoform X2, with amino-acid sequence MASAPSKLYADDVSLVVVLLDTNPFFWSSSSLSFSQFLSHVLAFLNAILTLNQLNQVVVIATGYNSCDYVFDSSSDLNRSFENGRMPVMCSSLLQKLEEFLITDEQLSKEEPEGKIKPSLFSGSLSMALCYIQRVFRSGALHPHPRGSVDGPEQYVAIMNAIFSAQRSSVPIDSCYIGSQNSAFLQQASYITGGVHHKPQNLDGLFQYLMTIFATDLHSRSFIHLPKPVGVDFRASCFCHKNTIDMGYICSVCLSIFCKHHKKCSTCGSVFGQAQSEAASASDKKRKTPET; translated from the exons ATGGCTTCAGCTCCTTCCAAGCTCTATGCAG ATGATGTTAGCCTTGTGGTAGTTTTGCTGGACACTAACCCATTTTTCTGGAGCTCCTCCTCACTCTCTTTCTCTCAGTTTCTCTCCCAT GTTCTTGCGTTTTTGAATGCGATATTGACTCTGAATCAGCTAAACCAAGTCGTGGTTATTGCTACTGGATATAATTCCTGTGACTATGTCTTTGATTCGTCTTCAGATTTGAACCGGAGTTTTGAGAATGGGAGAATGCCTGTTATGTGCTCCAGTTTGTTGCAGAAGTTGGAGGAATTTCTTATTACAGATGAGCAGTTGAGCAAGGAGGAACCTGAAGGAAAGATTAAGCCTTCCCTTTTCTCGGGGTCATTGTCAATGGCTCTTTGCT ATATACAGAGAGTGTTCCGTTCAGGAGCCCTCCATCCACATCCTCGA GGATCAGTAGATGGACCTGAACa ATATGTTGCAATCATGAACGCGATATTCTCTGCCCAACGCTCTTCG GTTCCTATAGATTCTTGTTACATAGGTTCTCAAAATTCAGCCTTCCTGCAGCAG GCTTCTTACATAACTGGTGGTGTACATCATAAACCGCAAAATTTGGATGGGCTGTTTCAGTATCTCATG ACTATTTTTGCTACTGATTTGCATTCTCGCAGTTTCATACATCTTCCTAAGCCTGTTGGGGTTGATTTTCGCGCCTC ATGTTTTTGCCATAAAAACACCATTGACATGGGCTACATATGTTCTGTATGTTTGTCAATTTTCTGCAAGCATCACAAGAAATGTTCCACCTGCGG GTCTGTATTTGGTCAAGCTCAATCTGAGGCGGCTTCGGCATCTGACAAAAAGAGAAAGACTCCTGAGACATAA
- the LOC107905007 gene encoding general transcription and DNA repair factor IIH subunit TFB4 isoform X1, translating into MASAPSKLYADDVSLVVVLLDTNPFFWSSSSLSFSQFLSHVLAFLNAILTLNQLNQVVVIATGYNSCDYVFDSSSDLNRSFENGRMPVMCSSLLQKLEEFLITDEQLSKEEPEGKIKPSLFSGSLSMALCYIQRVFRSGALHPHPRILCLQGSVDGPEQYVAIMNAIFSAQRSSVPIDSCYIGSQNSAFLQQASYITGGVHHKPQNLDGLFQYLMTIFATDLHSRSFIHLPKPVGVDFRASCFCHKNTIDMGYICSVCLSIFCKHHKKCSTCGSVFGQAQSEAASASDKKRKTPET; encoded by the exons ATGGCTTCAGCTCCTTCCAAGCTCTATGCAG ATGATGTTAGCCTTGTGGTAGTTTTGCTGGACACTAACCCATTTTTCTGGAGCTCCTCCTCACTCTCTTTCTCTCAGTTTCTCTCCCAT GTTCTTGCGTTTTTGAATGCGATATTGACTCTGAATCAGCTAAACCAAGTCGTGGTTATTGCTACTGGATATAATTCCTGTGACTATGTCTTTGATTCGTCTTCAGATTTGAACCGGAGTTTTGAGAATGGGAGAATGCCTGTTATGTGCTCCAGTTTGTTGCAGAAGTTGGAGGAATTTCTTATTACAGATGAGCAGTTGAGCAAGGAGGAACCTGAAGGAAAGATTAAGCCTTCCCTTTTCTCGGGGTCATTGTCAATGGCTCTTTGCT ATATACAGAGAGTGTTCCGTTCAGGAGCCCTCCATCCACATCCTCGA ATCTTATGCTTGCAGGGATCAGTAGATGGACCTGAACa ATATGTTGCAATCATGAACGCGATATTCTCTGCCCAACGCTCTTCG GTTCCTATAGATTCTTGTTACATAGGTTCTCAAAATTCAGCCTTCCTGCAGCAG GCTTCTTACATAACTGGTGGTGTACATCATAAACCGCAAAATTTGGATGGGCTGTTTCAGTATCTCATG ACTATTTTTGCTACTGATTTGCATTCTCGCAGTTTCATACATCTTCCTAAGCCTGTTGGGGTTGATTTTCGCGCCTC ATGTTTTTGCCATAAAAACACCATTGACATGGGCTACATATGTTCTGTATGTTTGTCAATTTTCTGCAAGCATCACAAGAAATGTTCCACCTGCGG GTCTGTATTTGGTCAAGCTCAATCTGAGGCGGCTTCGGCATCTGACAAAAAGAGAAAGACTCCTGAGACATAA